One segment of Aquimarina sp. BL5 DNA contains the following:
- a CDS encoding CDP-alcohol phosphatidyltransferase family protein produces the protein MAKLPKQYQFLDVSDYGRSPGHWIADSLKNTRLTPIHVTTLFIVSGIMAIVCMLYSYNAAAALFLILKSILDAADGELARIKCTPSYTGRYYDSIADIILNFLFLLTFWYITDSSIILMLFAFIGIQLQGTVYNYYYVILRNTVKGDATSRVFEDTAPTAMEGEKQRTVNIFYRIYDILYIVFDKTIYFLDKDANNSKPFPKWFMTLISVFGLGFQLLFMAIMLLLDLEKYVIPFFIGYSILILVFIGIRRFVLK, from the coding sequence ATGGCTAAATTACCAAAACAGTATCAATTTTTAGATGTATCCGATTATGGGAGATCTCCAGGACATTGGATCGCTGATTCATTGAAAAATACGAGATTGACACCCATTCATGTGACTACTTTGTTTATTGTTTCAGGTATTATGGCAATTGTTTGTATGTTATATTCATATAATGCTGCAGCCGCACTTTTCTTGATTTTAAAGTCTATTTTGGATGCTGCAGATGGTGAATTGGCAAGAATAAAATGCACGCCTTCTTATACAGGTCGTTATTATGATTCCATAGCTGATATTATTTTAAACTTTTTATTTTTACTTACGTTTTGGTATATCACAGATAGTTCTATTATTCTTATGTTATTCGCCTTTATTGGAATTCAATTACAAGGAACAGTTTATAATTATTATTATGTGATCTTAAGAAATACTGTAAAAGGAGATGCTACTAGTAGAGTATTTGAAGATACAGCGCCTACAGCAATGGAAGGAGAGAAACAACGTACGGTAAATATCTTTTATAGAATTTATGATATCCTTTATATAGTTTTTGATAAAACAATATACTTTCTTGATAAGGATGCAAATAATAGCAAGCCTTTTCCAAAATGGTTTATGACATTGATATCTGTTTTTGGTCTTGGGTTTCAGTTATTGTTTATGGCAATAATGCTATTACTTGATTTAGAAAAATACGTAATACCTTTTTTTATAGGATACTCGATTTTAATACTTGTTTTCATTGGGATTCGAAGATTTGTTTTGAAATGA